A genomic region of Candidatus Omnitrophota bacterium contains the following coding sequences:
- a CDS encoding radical SAM protein, which yields MKILLTNPPWHRRGRWGVRAGSRWPHLKEAHERDYQPFPFYLAYSAALLEREGHQVRLIDALAGQMPESLFLDKVRAEAPDLLVAETSTPSLAHDLRLLNGLPKDLPIALAGPEVTIREKEFFERQKRVQFVMHGEYEHTLLNLVRELEGKRQFESIPSMSFRYNGAIVVNNGSQKLIEDLDWLPWPMRDGLPMHAYKDNPGGIPHPGVQMLASRGCPYQCGFCAWPQIMYGGSNYRMRSVEDILDEMEYCVHTLGFQSVYFDDDTFNISRQRTLEFARRLQDRRRNGRIRVPWAMMGRADLMTEEILEALAASGLAAVKYGVESADQKLLDAIRKNMNFEENDRMVRCTQKAGIKTHLTFTLGLPGETQETLKRTVDYAMHVSPDTLQFSITTPFPGTWYFEDLKREGLINTLDWSRYDGNHNSVIETAHVSAKELEQAKQGAYRRWRQHVWMRGTGQTPALTPVRLGQRLILSIKEEGLRAALITGMDYVRMRWGGGGLRRLRSGLQRHGFLGSFRKLFRKLRERLSLKRIFSRYLTVLGVLHGQHAFKGPDLVQIDPTNDCNSNCVGCWCHSDLLGEHKFRAPVKGQMLPYELLTRVVDQLAGSGTRALYIAGGGEPMMHPRILDFLEYAKRQHSLKLFLNTNFTLIRGEETIQRLGEIGIDSYTVSVWAGTPSIYALTHPNKDEAAFLRLKRNLNLLNQLKPRGTGYTKVYHVVNNLNYLDLEPMLDFALETGSDAVEFTVTDTVGGLTDSLLLNAEQLEEARALCRRIETRMEDACRVGTCQVLNWEHFTRRLADPRAEQAEYDSGFVDNLPCYVGWTYARITAEGNVSSCLKSHKFPIGNIYESDFSTIWNGERQKEFRRHALVPSKAEDPFFKIIGNDPKCRVGCYKSCDNLGENLGMKHVMDRLRPWERRLLDTVLQYAGKGTDLA from the coding sequence ATGAAGATTCTTCTGACAAATCCTCCGTGGCATCGGCGCGGGCGCTGGGGAGTGCGTGCCGGCTCCCGCTGGCCTCACCTCAAAGAAGCCCATGAGCGCGATTATCAGCCCTTTCCTTTCTATTTAGCCTACAGTGCCGCCCTTCTGGAACGCGAGGGCCATCAAGTGCGCCTAATCGATGCCCTTGCCGGGCAGATGCCCGAGTCACTATTTCTGGACAAGGTCCGGGCCGAGGCTCCGGATTTGTTGGTTGCCGAGACCTCAACGCCGTCGCTCGCCCACGACTTGCGGCTCCTGAACGGCCTTCCTAAAGACTTGCCCATTGCTTTGGCCGGGCCGGAAGTCACCATCCGGGAAAAGGAATTTTTCGAGCGTCAAAAACGCGTGCAGTTTGTGATGCACGGCGAGTACGAACATACCTTGCTGAATCTGGTGCGTGAGCTCGAAGGCAAAAGGCAATTTGAATCTATTCCCAGTATGAGCTTTCGCTACAACGGCGCGATTGTGGTGAACAACGGCTCCCAAAAACTCATCGAGGATTTGGATTGGCTGCCCTGGCCCATGCGCGACGGTCTCCCCATGCATGCTTATAAGGACAACCCGGGGGGCATCCCGCACCCTGGTGTGCAGATGCTCGCTTCCCGCGGCTGCCCTTATCAATGCGGCTTTTGTGCGTGGCCGCAGATTATGTACGGAGGCTCCAATTACCGCATGCGTTCTGTGGAGGATATTCTCGACGAGATGGAATACTGTGTGCACACGCTCGGCTTCCAATCCGTCTATTTTGATGACGACACTTTCAATATTTCCCGGCAGCGCACCCTGGAATTTGCGCGCAGGCTTCAGGACCGCCGGCGCAACGGCCGGATCCGAGTGCCCTGGGCCATGATGGGGCGCGCGGACCTGATGACCGAAGAGATTCTCGAGGCTCTCGCCGCCTCCGGCCTGGCCGCGGTCAAGTACGGCGTGGAATCCGCGGATCAGAAGCTCTTGGATGCGATTCGCAAGAATATGAATTTTGAGGAAAACGACCGGATGGTGCGTTGCACGCAGAAGGCGGGGATCAAGACTCATCTTACCTTTACGTTGGGCTTGCCCGGGGAGACTCAAGAGACGCTGAAACGCACTGTGGATTATGCCATGCACGTGAGTCCGGATACGCTCCAGTTTTCCATCACCACACCCTTTCCCGGCACTTGGTATTTTGAAGACCTCAAGCGCGAGGGACTGATTAATACACTGGATTGGTCGCGTTACGACGGGAACCACAACAGCGTGATTGAGACTGCGCACGTAAGTGCCAAGGAGCTGGAGCAGGCCAAGCAGGGAGCTTACCGGCGTTGGCGGCAACATGTTTGGATGCGCGGCACGGGGCAGACTCCTGCCTTGACGCCCGTGCGGCTCGGGCAGCGTTTGATCCTCTCTATTAAAGAGGAAGGCTTGCGCGCCGCGCTGATCACCGGTATGGATTATGTGCGAATGCGATGGGGAGGAGGGGGCTTGAGGCGTCTTCGTTCCGGCCTGCAACGTCACGGCTTCCTCGGTTCATTCCGGAAGCTCTTCCGGAAGCTTCGAGAGCGTTTAAGCCTCAAACGGATTTTCAGCCGTTATCTCACTGTGCTGGGAGTGCTTCACGGGCAGCACGCATTCAAAGGCCCGGACCTCGTGCAGATTGATCCTACGAATGATTGCAACAGCAACTGCGTGGGGTGTTGGTGCCATTCGGATCTTCTGGGCGAGCACAAGTTCAGAGCGCCGGTCAAAGGCCAGATGCTTCCTTATGAGCTTCTGACGCGGGTGGTGGATCAACTGGCGGGATCCGGCACACGGGCTCTGTACATTGCGGGCGGTGGGGAGCCTATGATGCATCCGCGCATCCTGGACTTTCTCGAATACGCCAAGAGGCAACACAGTCTTAAGCTGTTCTTGAACACCAATTTTACGCTCATAAGAGGGGAGGAAACAATCCAACGCTTGGGCGAAATTGGGATTGATTCCTATACGGTGAGTGTTTGGGCGGGCACGCCGTCGATTTATGCGCTCACGCATCCGAACAAGGACGAGGCTGCCTTTCTCCGTCTCAAGAGAAATCTCAACCTCCTCAATCAACTTAAACCGCGCGGAACGGGATACACCAAGGTTTACCATGTGGTGAACAACCTCAATTACCTGGATCTGGAGCCCATGCTTGATTTTGCCCTGGAGACCGGCTCCGATGCGGTGGAGTTTACGGTAACCGACACCGTGGGGGGGCTTACGGACTCTCTTTTGCTTAACGCAGAACAGCTTGAAGAGGCGCGCGCATTGTGCCGGCGCATTGAAACGCGCATGGAAGACGCTTGCCGTGTGGGGACCTGCCAAGTCCTGAACTGGGAACACTTCACGCGCCGTCTGGCAGATCCTCGGGCGGAGCAGGCGGAGTATGATAGCGGCTTTGTGGATAACCTGCCTTGTTACGTGGGCTGGACCTATGCGCGTATTACAGCCGAGGGCAATGTGAGTTCCTGTCTTAAGAGCCACAAATTTCCGATCGGCAATATCTACGAATCAGACTTCTCAACAATTTGGAATGGCGAACGCCAAAAAGAGTTTCGGCGGCATGCCTTGGTGCCCAGTAAAGCCGAGGATCCGTTTTTCAAAATTATCGGCAACGACCCGAAGTGCCGCGTGGGTTGTTACAAAAGCTGCGACAATCTTGGAGAAAATCTTGGGATGAAGCACGTGATGGACAGGTTGCGGCCTTGGGAAAGGCGATTGCTGGATACGGTGCTCCAATACGCCGGGAAGGGGACGGACCTTGCGTAA